The Catenuloplanes niger genome includes a window with the following:
- the alr gene encoding alanine racemase, translated as MATLAEATVDLGAIAHNTRVLKRAMGDAGLMAVVKADGFGHGAVPTARAAVAAGADWLGVTSATEAMELREAGLDAPLLAWMCGPQDDLAALAEANVTLSVATLPHLDAIAAEAARRGVALDVHIKADTGLSRGGATRDTWPELFGWARKYESDGQIRVRGLWSHLAHAEDPAAESLVAQQSAFAEAIRLARAAGLTPDVLHLANSAGILQVPSARFDLGRAGIALYGVPPVPGVDSGLRPAMTVRARVVQAGDGRAVLPLGFGYGVPRGLGGVAEVLIHGVRRPILGPVSMDHLIIDIGELPVTEGDEAVLFGPGAHGEPTVAEQAEHAGTNAHELLTGIGVRLPRRHLLHTEA; from the coding sequence GTGGCGACATTGGCTGAGGCAACAGTCGACCTGGGTGCGATCGCGCACAACACCCGGGTGCTCAAGCGCGCCATGGGCGACGCCGGCCTGATGGCGGTCGTGAAGGCCGACGGTTTCGGGCACGGCGCCGTGCCCACCGCGCGCGCCGCGGTCGCGGCCGGCGCGGACTGGCTGGGCGTCACCTCCGCGACGGAGGCGATGGAACTGCGCGAGGCCGGGCTGGACGCGCCGCTGCTGGCGTGGATGTGCGGGCCGCAGGACGACCTGGCCGCGCTCGCCGAGGCGAACGTCACGCTCTCCGTGGCCACCCTTCCCCACCTGGACGCGATCGCGGCCGAGGCGGCGCGGCGCGGCGTCGCGCTGGACGTGCACATCAAGGCGGACACCGGGCTCAGCCGGGGCGGCGCCACCCGGGACACCTGGCCGGAGCTGTTCGGCTGGGCCCGCAAGTACGAGTCGGACGGGCAGATCCGGGTCCGCGGCCTGTGGTCACACCTGGCGCACGCGGAGGACCCGGCCGCCGAGAGCCTGGTCGCGCAGCAGAGCGCGTTCGCGGAGGCGATCCGGCTGGCCCGGGCGGCCGGGCTGACCCCGGACGTGCTGCACCTGGCGAACTCGGCCGGCATCCTGCAGGTGCCGTCCGCGCGCTTCGACCTCGGCCGGGCCGGGATCGCGTTGTACGGCGTACCGCCGGTGCCGGGGGTCGATTCCGGTCTTCGGCCGGCGATGACCGTGCGCGCACGCGTGGTGCAGGCGGGGGACGGCCGCGCGGTGCTGCCGCTCGGTTTCGGCTACGGTGTCCCGCGCGGGCTCGGCGGCGTGGCCGAGGTGCTCATTCACGGCGTGCGCCGGCCGATTCTCGGTCCGGTGTCGATGGATCACCTGATCATCGACATCGGCGAGCTGCCGGTCACCGAGGGTGATGAGGCGGTGCTGTTCGGCCCCGGCGCGCACGGTGAACCCACCGTCGCCGAGCAGGCCGAGCACGCCGGAACGAACGCTCACGAACTTCTCACCGGCATCGGCGTGCGGCTACCCCGACGCCATCTTCTACACACGGAGGCCTGA
- a CDS encoding DUF72 domain-containing protein yields MGGIRVGTSGWADRELVSSGWYPREFNDPAGRLAYYAEHFDLVEVDTTYYGIPAPATARAWADRTPDGFLFNVKAFSLFTGHPTPASAVPAALRPASGAQRLRRRDLDPDAYERLWDGFHDVLAPLADTGKLGVVLLQFPPWLTHGEKAKERIVATADRCRPHRVAVELRNPSWFTDENALDTLLFLQSHDLSHVIVDMAQGLPSSVPPITVSTADPAVVRFHGRSGAWESGDKKEKFRYEYGDDELAEWASRLRELAGEGDSLHALINTCCADTAPRTALRLASLVGSRTRPSPA; encoded by the coding sequence ATGGGTGGCATTCGAGTCGGCACGTCGGGCTGGGCGGACCGGGAACTGGTCTCGTCCGGCTGGTACCCACGTGAGTTCAACGACCCGGCCGGGCGGCTGGCGTACTACGCGGAGCACTTCGACCTGGTCGAGGTGGACACCACCTACTACGGCATCCCGGCACCGGCGACCGCGCGCGCCTGGGCCGACCGTACCCCGGACGGTTTTCTCTTCAACGTGAAGGCGTTCTCGCTGTTCACCGGCCATCCCACGCCGGCCAGCGCGGTCCCGGCCGCGTTGCGCCCCGCCTCCGGCGCGCAACGGCTGCGCCGGCGGGACCTCGACCCGGACGCGTACGAGCGGCTCTGGGACGGCTTCCACGACGTCCTCGCGCCGCTCGCGGACACCGGCAAGCTCGGCGTGGTGCTGCTGCAGTTCCCGCCGTGGCTGACGCACGGCGAGAAGGCCAAGGAGCGGATCGTCGCGACCGCGGACCGCTGCCGACCGCACCGCGTCGCGGTCGAACTGCGGAACCCGAGCTGGTTCACCGACGAGAACGCGCTCGACACGCTGCTCTTCCTGCAGTCGCACGACCTCTCGCACGTGATCGTCGACATGGCACAGGGCCTGCCGTCGTCCGTCCCGCCGATCACGGTCAGCACCGCGGACCCGGCCGTGGTGCGCTTCCACGGCCGCAGCGGCGCGTGGGAGTCCGGCGACAAGAAGGAGAAGTTCCGCTACGAGTACGGCGACGACGAGCTCGCCGAGTGGGCGAGCCGGCTGCGCGAACTGGCCGGCGAGGGCGACTCGCTGCACGCGCTGATCAACACGTGCTGCGCCGACACCGCGCCGCGCACCGCACTCCGCCTCGCCTCGCTCGTCGGCTCCCGGACCCGGCCGTCCCCCGCCTGA
- a CDS encoding HAD family hydrolase produces the protein MQPTRILFDFFGTLVDYSPSRTTQGYPKTWATVRNWGVEVGYERMLAEWSATCLELDRSCEAGHREYSMTEAAAHFLPKILGRRSTAAQGEEFVHAYLDEWNAGVTYPAGIQSFVRTLAERYQLAVVTNTHWPSLVPHHLVAMGLADAFAEVVTSVELGRRKPHPQTYATALAALQAAPEDAVFVGDTFEPDFLGPEAAGIRAYLIDPRGHAPVPADRRLTTVFDLAEKL, from the coding sequence GTGCAGCCCACCCGCATCCTCTTCGACTTCTTCGGCACGCTGGTCGACTACTCCCCCAGCCGCACCACGCAGGGCTACCCCAAGACCTGGGCGACGGTGCGGAACTGGGGTGTCGAGGTCGGCTACGAGCGCATGCTCGCCGAATGGTCCGCCACCTGCCTCGAGCTCGACCGCAGCTGCGAGGCCGGCCACCGTGAGTACTCGATGACCGAGGCCGCCGCCCACTTCCTCCCGAAGATTCTCGGCCGCCGCTCCACGGCCGCGCAGGGCGAGGAGTTCGTCCACGCGTACCTCGACGAGTGGAACGCCGGCGTCACGTACCCGGCCGGCATCCAGTCGTTCGTCCGCACGCTCGCCGAGCGCTACCAGCTCGCCGTGGTCACCAACACCCACTGGCCCTCGCTCGTACCGCACCACCTGGTCGCGATGGGCCTCGCCGACGCGTTCGCCGAGGTCGTCACGTCCGTCGAGCTCGGCCGCCGCAAACCCCACCCGCAGACGTACGCGACCGCGCTCGCCGCCCTCCAGGCCGCCCCCGAGGACGCGGTCTTCGTCGGCGACACGTTCGAACCCGACTTCCTCGGCCCCGAGGCCGCCGGCATCCGCGCCTACCTCATCGACCCGCGCGGCCACGCCCCCGTCCCGGCCGACCGCCGCCTCACCACGGTCTTCGACCTGGCCGAGAAGCTTTAG
- a CDS encoding UDP-N-acetylglucosamine--N-acetylmuramyl-(pentapeptide) pyrophosphoryl-undecaprenol N-acetylglucosamine transferase: protein MTIYSSAARVGEIKIIVTGGGTGGHTYPALTTIRTIRERLSRAGTEPDILWVGVSHGLEAKISVQNNVPFKAITTGKLRRHINVKDQLRNVADAFRIPFGVLQAIVAVAKAKPDVVISTGGYVCVPVGVAAWLLRRPLVMHEQTLAVGLANRILSRFANRILLSHESSIDHLPEKVRSKAVVTGNPIRPEVFMGQRERAIAGYGLDPRLPLVYVTGGAQGALQVNKLIAEVLPDLLTRAQVLHQCGDYSYEMMRERHASLPPHLQQRYTVFPYIHDELPDVLAAADVVVARSGAGTVAELNALGKASVYIPLIPTQGDEQRRTARHLADLGAARMLAAEDATPDRLRQELIALLDDPAYRHRISEAARTHGRPDAATAVADEVLAAAR, encoded by the coding sequence ATGACCATCTACAGCAGTGCCGCCCGGGTGGGCGAAATCAAGATCATCGTCACCGGCGGGGGGACGGGCGGTCACACCTATCCGGCGCTGACCACGATCCGCACCATCCGCGAACGGCTCTCCCGGGCCGGGACAGAGCCGGACATCCTCTGGGTCGGCGTCTCGCACGGGCTCGAAGCCAAGATCTCGGTGCAGAACAACGTGCCGTTCAAGGCGATCACCACGGGCAAGCTGCGGCGCCACATCAACGTCAAGGACCAGCTGCGCAACGTGGCCGACGCGTTCCGCATCCCGTTCGGCGTGCTGCAGGCGATCGTCGCCGTGGCGAAGGCGAAACCCGACGTGGTGATCTCCACCGGTGGCTACGTGTGCGTGCCGGTCGGCGTCGCCGCCTGGCTGCTGCGCCGCCCGCTGGTCATGCACGAGCAGACGCTCGCGGTCGGCCTGGCCAACCGGATCCTGTCCCGCTTCGCCAACCGCATCCTGCTCAGCCACGAGTCGTCGATCGACCACCTGCCGGAGAAGGTGCGGTCCAAGGCCGTCGTCACCGGCAACCCGATCCGGCCCGAGGTGTTCATGGGCCAGCGCGAGCGCGCGATCGCCGGGTACGGTCTCGACCCGCGGCTGCCGCTGGTCTACGTCACCGGCGGTGCGCAGGGCGCGCTGCAGGTCAACAAGCTGATCGCCGAGGTGCTGCCGGACCTGCTCACCCGCGCGCAGGTGCTGCACCAGTGCGGTGACTACTCGTACGAGATGATGCGGGAGCGGCACGCGTCCCTGCCGCCGCACCTGCAGCAGCGATACACCGTCTTCCCGTACATCCACGACGAACTGCCGGACGTGCTGGCCGCCGCCGACGTCGTGGTGGCCCGCAGCGGTGCCGGCACGGTGGCCGAGCTCAACGCGCTGGGCAAGGCGAGCGTCTACATCCCACTGATCCCGACTCAGGGCGACGAGCAGCGCCGGACCGCCCGGCACCTGGCCGACCTGGGCGCGGCGCGCATGCTCGCGGCCGAGGACGCGACGCCGGACCGGCTCCGTCAGGAACTGATCGCGCTGCTGGACGACCCGGCGTACCGTCACCGGATCTCCGAGGCGGCCCGCACGCACGGCCGCCCGGACGCGGCCACCGCGGTCGCCGACGAGGTGCTGGCCGCGGCCAGATAG